Proteins encoded together in one Neisseria lactamica window:
- a CDS encoding toxin-activating lysine-acyltransferase: MEMMTYILPVLKNGQFALFCKGTQPIGYISWAYFDEVAQAHYLESDRHLRDNSDWNCGDNIWLIQWFAPLGHSHQMRSAVRQLFPSRTLRALYHKGSDKGLRILTFKT; the protein is encoded by the coding sequence GTGGAGATGATGACGTATATATTGCCTGTGTTAAAAAACGGGCAGTTCGCTTTGTTTTGCAAGGGTACCCAACCAATCGGTTATATCTCATGGGCTTATTTTGATGAAGTGGCGCAGGCGCATTATTTAGAATCTGACCGCCATTTGCGCGACAACAGCGATTGGAACTGTGGCGACAATATTTGGTTGATTCAATGGTTTGCGCCATTGGGACACAGTCATCAAATGCGCTCAGCTGTGCGCCAGTTATTTCCTAGTAGGACACTACGCGCCTTGTATCATAAAGGGAGCGATAAGGGTTTGAGAATTTTAACTTTTAAAACTTGA
- a CDS encoding IS3 family transposase: protein MLYARKGCLPKGVKSPQQKADRKEQSQTVQTLRAQHPLKYLLHIANLPKSSFYYHHQDRPDPDEADKALLVETYRRHKGRYGQRRIAAALGWNRKKVARLIRQLGLKALIRAKKAYRHPAMGEISEHLLKRRFTAKKPNEKWLTDVTELKGKDGKLYLSPILDLFNREIVAYAMSRRADSEMVKEMLEKAAPRLTDKGTMLHSDQGVLYRTAGYRELLAQHSMVQSMSRKANCWDNAPMESFFAVLKTECFYNAGELTVDELMKQIDDYMDYYNRERCSLKLKKLSPVAYRTQLTQSA from the coding sequence GTGCTATATGCGCGCAAAGGTTGCCTACCTAAAGGAGTTAAAAGCCCTCAGCAAAAAGCGGACCGAAAAGAACAAAGCCAAACCGTCCAAACACTGAGGGCGCAACACCCGCTCAAATACCTGCTACACATCGCAAACCTGCCCAAAAGCAGCTTTTACTACCACCACCAAGACCGACCCGACCCCGATGAAGCCGACAAAGCCCTCCTCGTCGAAACCTACCGGCGGCATAAAGGACGATACGGGCAAAGGCGCATTGCCGCAGCATTGGGTTGGAACCGCAAAAAAGTGGCGCGGTTGATAAGACAGCTAGGACTGAAAGCCCTCATACGGGCGAAAAAAGCCTACCGCCATCCCGCCATGGGCGAAATATCGGAACACCTCCTCAAACGTCGGTTCACAGCCAAAAAGCCCAACGAAAAATGGCTGACAGACGTGACCGAACTCAAAGGAAAGGACGGCAAACTGTACCTCTCGCCGATCTTGGACTTGTTCAACCGCGAGATCGTCGCCTACGCCATGAGCCGCAGAGCCGACAGTGAAATGGTGAAGGAAATGCTCGAAAAAGCCGCACCCCGGCTGACTGATAAAGGAACAATGCTTCATTCTGACCAAGGCGTGCTGTACCGTACGGCGGGGTATAGGGAATTGCTTGCCCAACATTCCATGGTTCAAAGCATGTCGCGAAAGGCGAATTGTTGGGACAATGCACCGATGGAGAGTTTCTTTGCGGTGTTGAAGACGGAGTGTTTCTATAACGCAGGAGAATTGACGGTGGACGAATTGATGAAACAGATAGATGATTATATGGATTACTACAACCGGGAGCGTTGCAGTTTGAAATTGAAAAAGCTGAGTCCTGTCGCATACAGAACCCAGCTTACACAGAGCGCCTGA
- a CDS encoding helix-turn-helix domain-containing protein, with protein sequence MSKYTLHFKYQAVLYYLHIRSQQRTADHYGISRTHLRRWIRAYQEGGVGALEHPQSKTMTDHRKNPFIADKPDHEKTQAELIEELCYMRAKVAYLKELKALSKKRTEKNKAKPSKH encoded by the coding sequence ATGAGCAAATATACATTACACTTCAAATACCAAGCCGTACTCTACTACCTGCATATACGCAGCCAACAGCGTACCGCAGACCACTACGGCATCTCCCGAACCCACCTGCGACGATGGATACGCGCCTATCAAGAAGGCGGCGTCGGCGCACTCGAACATCCCCAATCCAAAACCATGACCGACCACCGCAAAAACCCCTTCATCGCCGACAAACCCGACCACGAAAAAACACAGGCGGAGCTTATCGAAGAGTTGTGCTATATGCGCGCAAAGGTTGCCTACCTAAAGGAGTTAAAAGCCCTCAGCAAAAAGCGGACCGAAAAGAACAAAGCCAAACCGTCCAAACACTGA
- a CDS encoding immunity 42 family protein has product MIFGNPYKFAIWIEEIDEWSSENFSEGIFTFFVNGDMIPQELPNTSTFLPNSLRSIQQFISIIDDLECPNLFNLDYCNAYVFLNDAVHYRNMELSEEESYSYWKYCITEYIDNPEEKDNIWYLSNKHNEKLLYLNDNIVKESVFKKGYIKNIMEKIIMKFNYI; this is encoded by the coding sequence ATGATTTTTGGGAATCCATATAAATTTGCAATTTGGATTGAGGAGATAGACGAATGGAGTTCAGAAAATTTTTCCGAAGGGATTTTTACATTTTTTGTGAATGGAGACATGATTCCTCAAGAACTACCAAATACATCTACTTTTTTACCAAATTCTTTGCGTAGCATACAACAGTTTATTTCAATAATTGATGATCTAGAGTGCCCTAATTTATTTAACTTAGACTATTGTAATGCATATGTTTTTTTGAACGATGCTGTTCATTATCGTAATATGGAATTATCAGAAGAGGAATCTTATTCATATTGGAAATACTGTATAACAGAATATATTGATAACCCTGAAGAAAAAGACAATATTTGGTATTTATCTAATAAGCATAATGAAAAATTATTATATTTAAATGATAATATTGTTAAGGAATCGGTGTTTAAAAAAGGATATATAAAAAATATTATGGAAAAAATAATTATGAAATTTAATTATATTTAA
- a CDS encoding VENN motif pre-toxin domain-containing protein, with protein MGTAWEASGNFNQSKASGSSDSAAIQSGLFAGEGGYHIEADSIHLKGGAITSTAPKEQNELTAKRLTFENIQNQSSYSASNVSLSGSYGSDSPSEPPDNADFRQTNLGKAFARSAGKNGTDFNPGLPQYEKGGDNSTTYATLSEGRLNIGGKETTTQELGINSDSSNAHRAVAALPDLAKITEKQQIIAKATSDIVTAAHTFSSNRQKTAAENKAKAESEFEGRLKAQNDGSYEAYAKLDETERQKILINYSETYRKADAEAQNWGVGGKHSRALNAGITLATGLLGGQSGLQSAVNAAAPYASEAIGRTFGHGENKNETAQAVGHFLLGAAIARVNGGNFAAGGSAAVAAEKAAEHLAQRYNDGKTAIDPQTGEFNANLLPEHIKEEIKSKSGVIASLTGAAVGGTPAEAQTGGAVGQNAVENNSVGISYSAWKKDQALMKENPAAYSQLRTEQLQAINFLIDFIPVIGDIKGFAEAETKGDYFFATVGIIPLYGDAARKVHQAEKAYQAAKAAKNTEKMKAAIDQARRNLGNIRSNVTGSDPLLAGVGNIRIPVNGNVAKGGRIPDTALASKNYSRNDLRPHKESSTGSSVPVPSETTVTFREGKDSYELKYQSNEKHSLGHGGKRPGHEASLEPKNSLELFQQSISVKDGMRVTFDKSTGEVHQFFSGTGNNRNLYHWAGILNRNRIDKLNIQLRRKLGIPGK; from the coding sequence TTGGGCACCGCCTGGGAGGCTTCGGGCAACTTCAACCAAAGCAAAGCTTCAGGCAGCAGTGACAGTGCGGCTATCCAATCCGGACTTTTTGCAGGAGAAGGCGGCTACCACATCGAGGCCGACAGCATCCACCTAAAAGGCGGAGCCATTACCTCTACCGCGCCGAAGGAGCAAAATGAATTAACTGCCAAACGTCTTACTTTTGAAAATATTCAAAACCAAAGCAGTTATAGCGCATCCAATGTCAGCTTGAGCGGTAGTTACGGTAGCGACAGCCCCTCTGAACCCCCCGACAACGCCGACTTCCGTCAAACAAACTTAGGTAAGGCATTTGCACGCTCTGCAGGCAAAAATGGTACCGACTTCAACCCCGGCTTGCCGCAATATGAAAAAGGCGGCGACAACAGCACCACCTATGCTACCCTGAGCGAAGGCCGTCTGAACATCGGCGGCAAAGAGACCACTACGCAAGAACTGGGTATCAATAGTGACAGCAGTAACGCACACCGTGCTGTTGCGGCTCTGCCCGATTTAGCCAAGATTACCGAAAAGCAACAGATTATAGCTAAAGCAACTTCCGATATAGTAACCGCTGCGCACACTTTCAGCAGCAACCGCCAAAAAACCGCTGCAGAAAATAAAGCCAAAGCCGAATCGGAGTTCGAAGGCCGTCTGAAAGCCCAAAATGACGGTAGCTATGAAGCCTACGCCAAACTGGACGAAACCGAACGGCAAAAAATCCTAATCAACTACTCAGAAACCTATCGCAAAGCCGATGCCGAAGCCCAAAATTGGGGGGTGGGAGGTAAACACAGCCGTGCCCTTAATGCCGGCATCACCCTCGCGACCGGTCTGCTTGGTGGTCAAAGCGGATTGCAAAGCGCAGTCAATGCCGCTGCGCCTTATGCCTCCGAAGCAATAGGCAGGACATTTGGACACGGTGAAAACAAAAACGAAACCGCCCAAGCCGTCGGACATTTCCTTTTAGGAGCAGCTATTGCCCGCGTCAACGGTGGTAATTTTGCTGCCGGCGGCTCGGCTGCAGTTGCAGCTGAAAAAGCAGCGGAACATCTTGCCCAACGGTATAACGACGGTAAAACCGCAATCGATCCGCAAACAGGCGAGTTCAATGCCAACCTGCTGCCGGAACATATCAAAGAAGAAATCAAATCGAAGAGCGGGGTGATTGCATCGCTGACGGGCGCGGCCGTGGGCGGCACGCCGGCAGAGGCGCAAACCGGAGGGGCGGTCGGGCAGAATGCGGTGGAGAATAATTCAGTGGGTATATCATATTCTGCTTGGAAAAAAGATCAGGCTTTAATGAAAGAAAATCCTGCCGCTTATTCGCAATTACGAACAGAACAACTCCAGGCTATTAACTTTTTGATTGACTTTATTCCAGTTATCGGAGATATAAAAGGTTTTGCAGAAGCAGAAACCAAAGGCGATTATTTCTTTGCTACTGTAGGAATAATTCCACTTTATGGAGATGCTGCCAGAAAAGTCCATCAAGCCGAAAAAGCTTATCAGGCAGCCAAAGCCGCTAAAAATACAGAAAAAATGAAGGCCGCAATAGATCAAGCCCGCCGCAATCTGGGAAACATAAGGTCGAATGTTACAGGCAGTGATCCTTTGTTGGCGGGTGTGGGGAATATCCGTATTCCTGTAAACGGCAATGTTGCGAAGGGGGGCAGGATTCCGGATACGGCATTGGCGTCGAAGAATTATTCGAGAAATGATTTAAGGCCACATAAAGAATCAAGCACAGGATCATCTGTACCTGTTCCATCTGAAACCACAGTAACTTTTAGAGAGGGTAAAGATAGCTATGAATTAAAATATCAATCTAATGAAAAACACTCATTAGGACACGGTGGGAAAAGACCTGGACATGAAGCATCATTAGAACCTAAAAATTCTTTAGAATTATTTCAACAGTCAATTTCCGTTAAAGACGGTATGAGGGTTACTTTTGATAAATCAACTGGTGAAGTGCATCAATTTTTTTCAGGTACTGGCAATAACAGGAATTTGTATCACTGGGCAGGAATTTTAAACAGGAATAGAATAGATAAACTTAATATCCAATTGCGTAGAAAATTGGGTATTCCTGGAAAATAA
- the mafI gene encoding protein MafI, translated as MYKIKCFYDQFSSGELFNYCQFLDNSSNQKINTRGTVYQYIIYVLTGDLYLQKDIDENLEFIYQAENNPNEVYSGGGQGFCWDISAEKVVFYHNEFDEEDGWPDLSCSLHTFKTALIAWNAFLQLPKSIHSVVETVIEE; from the coding sequence ATGTATAAAATAAAATGTTTTTATGATCAGTTTAGTTCTGGTGAATTATTTAACTACTGCCAGTTTTTAGATAATTCTTCTAATCAAAAGATAAATACACGAGGAACAGTGTATCAATATATTATTTATGTTTTAACAGGAGACCTTTATCTACAAAAAGACATAGATGAAAATTTAGAATTTATCTATCAAGCAGAAAATAATCCCAATGAAGTTTATTCAGGAGGTGGACAAGGTTTTTGCTGGGATATTTCTGCTGAAAAAGTAGTTTTCTATCACAACGAATTTGATGAAGAAGACGGCTGGCCTGATTTAAGCTGTTCGCTGCATACTTTTAAAACTGCTTTAATTGCTTGGAATGCTTTTTTGCAATTGCCTAAAAGTATTCATTCGGTGGTGGAGACTGTGATTGAGGAATAA